Genomic segment of Candidatus Protochlamydia amoebophila UWE25:
AACCTGATGTCAAAGAGAAACCAAAAACACGTCAGAATAGAGTTACTTCCTTAATTAATTAACACATTACAAAAAGGTTATAGACTCAAAACCGACACTTTAAGGAGATTTTATGACTGGACAACGTATTGGGTACGTACGAGTTAGCACATACGACCAAAACCCTGACAGGCAATTGGATAATATTCAGGTCACAAGAATATTTGTAGATAAAGCTTCAGGCAAGGATGTTAAACGTCCACAATTTGAAGCCTTGATGAGCTTTGTATGCGCTGGAGACACTGTACTCGTCCATAGCATGGATAGATTGGCTCGTAATCTCGCTGATTTGCGTTCAATTGTCCAGACGTTGACTCAGCGCGGCGTGTGCATTGAATTTGTAAAAGAAAGCCTAAAATTTTCAGGTGAAGATTCTCCTATGGCCATCCTTATGCTGTCAGTCATGGGAGCGTTTGCCGAGTTTGAACGTTCTTTAATTCGTGAGCGTCAACGCGAGGGGATTGCTCTAGCCAAGCAGCGTGGTGCCTATTGCGGGCGCAAGCGATCTTTATCGGATGCTGATATTCTCTCATTACGACAACGCATTCAAAATGGTGAAAAGAAATCAAAAGTTGCCAGAGAATTTGGCATTAGCCGTGAAACCCTTTATCAATATCTTCGTTCGGTATAAATATGTCTCGACGCACAATCCTATCCTACCCTTCCATACAAAGGTTATAAACATTGAAGTTCGTGATGCAACCTATGTACTTGGCGGTCTGCTATATCACGAATCTGATATAAGAATTGAGGAACCCTACACAGATACATCCGGTTTTATAGACCATATTTTTGCGCTTATGCATCTTCTTGGATTTCGCTTCGCGCCTCGCATTCGTGATTTAGCGAATAAACAATTATTTGTCACAAGTAGTAAAAAGGAATATCCCTCAATTAATACCTTGATTGATGATGTGATCAATGTAAAGCACATCCGATCTTATTGGGATGAAATTCTATGTTTGGCTGCTTTTATTAAACAAGGAACGGTTAGCTTCTTTAATATTGCGTAAGCTTGGAAGTTATCCACGTCAGAATGGGTTAGCCTTGGCATTGATAGAACTTGGGTGGATCGAACGCACTTTCTGGTTACAGAATGTTGAATTGCGCCGTCGTGCCAATGCAGGACTGAACAAAGGAGAAGCCAAAAACACATTAGCAAGGGCTATTTTTTTCAATTGCCTTGGCAAAATGCGCGAGCGTAGTTTTGAAAATCAGCGCTATCGTGACTCTGGTCTTAATTTTGTGATAGCTGCAATCGTTTTATGGAATACAGTGTATTTAGAGCGAGCAATCCGGCATATGAAAGATAGTGGGCAGCAGGTGGATGAAAGTTTGCTTAAGCATTTATCCCCCCCGCTTGGTTGAGAGCACATAAATTTGACAGGAGATTATGTTTGGCAACAGAAAAAGATAATGGGAACGGGCGAATTCAGACCGTTGCAGGGAAAGTAACATCCTTAACGTGCTTTATCATCCAAATTTCGAGCTGAACACTATAGAAAGTTGAATCTTATTGTCGTAAATAAGATAATAAGATATAATAAAAGTGTCCCCAAAATTAGGAGGTGATTATGAGTGCGCACAAAGATGTTATTCGTTTTACATTTGATTGCCCTATAGATTTGCATGCTATTGCAAAAATGAAAGCTTCAGCTTTGCATCAAAGTATGAAAGATTATTTAATTGGACTTTTAGCTAAAGACGCTTTAGAAAATCCACCAAAATATTTGGATAGTAAATCTTTCAAAGAACAACTTAAAAATATTCTTCAAGATGATGCTGAACTCATGCAAAAGTTATCCGATCGATGATTTACCTATCTTTTGAACAAATTATTGAACTACATGATGCTCTTATTGACAAATTTGGTGGGCTTCTTGGAATACGAGAGAGAGGGTTATTGGAATCTGCTTTAGCAGCTCCTATGATGGCTGTATTTGGAGTAGAGTTGCATAAAACTATTTACAATAAAGCTGCGGCATATCTTTTCTATATAGCTAAAAATCACGCATTTCTTGATGGAAACAAAAGAACTGCAGCAGCGGCAGCTTTATCATTCCTGAGAGCTAATGGAAAATCTCCTAAATATGATGTAGAAGACTTTCTTGAATTTGCAGTGTCGGTTGCTGAAGGTCAAGCCGATTTGGATACTATTAGTAATTACTTTGAAAAAATTTGTTCTTAAGGATGCTTTTTGCATCCCGTCGTTACCAACCCTTCAGTGGATATTTTTGACATCAGGGAAGGTATAAATCTAAGCTGACACTTTATTCAACCTCTTGGAACATCTTTGAGTAGAGAAACAATTCTTAACGTGCTTTATAATCCGAATTCTGAGCTGAACCCTTTTAAAGGATTTAGAAATGCAGCCTTTTTAGAGATTGTCGAGAGTGATGCAGAAGGAACTTACAGAGCCGTTTATACCGTGAAATTTAACCTATATCAATTTAATAAATTCAAAGTTAATAAATTGATTCATTAAAACTTCTTTTATAATGATAAATTATTATCATTTTTTAAATAAAAGATTCTTAGATAAAATTTTGACTCATACAATAAACAATGATATGCTGAACACTTGTCACAATTAAACTGAATATTTTTGCCATTTAAAACATCTGGAACAGTAACAGTAGAATCAGCACGAACTTTTTCCCTCACTAGTTTTGCATAATATGGATCCCAATATTTTCTTGAATAGGCTCACCTTTAAATTTGCAAAGATTTCTCATCATTAGAGCTGCTTCGTAAGTCACCTTTTTTTAAAGCAAAGAGTAGAATAAATTCGTCTAGATGGTTGCTTCCAAAACCACCTATAAACTTGAAAATGAACGTACTTGTAAAATAAATCCCCATTATCAAGG
This window contains:
- a CDS encoding recombinase family protein, which translates into the protein MTGQRIGYVRVSTYDQNPDRQLDNIQVTRIFVDKASGKDVKRPQFEALMSFVCAGDTVLVHSMDRLARNLADLRSIVQTLTQRGVCIEFVKESLKFSGEDSPMAILMLSVMGAFAEFERSLIRERQREGIALAKQRGAYCGRKRSLSDADILSLRQRIQNGEKKSKVAREFGISRETLYQYLRSV
- a CDS encoding type II toxin-antitoxin system death-on-curing family toxin — its product is MIYLSFEQIIELHDALIDKFGGLLGIRERGLLESALAAPMMAVFGVELHKTIYNKAAAYLFYIAKNHAFLDGNKRTAAAAALSFLRANGKSPKYDVEDFLEFAVSVAEGQADLDTISNYFEKICS